Genomic segment of Chelmon rostratus isolate fCheRos1 chromosome 2, fCheRos1.pri, whole genome shotgun sequence:
TCCTTGAGCCTGGTCAGCAAACACAAATCTatttgtttgcgtgtgtgtgcatctataAAAGACCAAGAGGACCAGAAACAGGGATCGTGGTGCAAGTCAGGTATCTCAAAGAAAGAGCAAAGTATGTTGCCATGCAGAGGATGATGCCATGTCAGAGGTCCTCACTGTAGATGCTATTTTGTTTGGGCTCTTGGTCTTCTCTGGCATTCTGGGGAATATCTTGGTCATCCATGTGGTGAGGTgatatgtaaaatattttactggTGAATTGACCTGAATGTTTTAGGTTGCATTGTTCTCAGTCTGTCTTGCTTATGCTCTCAGGTGTTTCAGTCAGCCATTGAGAGTCCATCTCGGAGACTCCCTGCCTCTGACACTATTCTGGTGCACCTGTCACTGGCCAACCTGCTGACCTCGCTATTCCGCACAGTGCCCATCTTTGTGTCAGACCTGGGCTTGaatgtgtctctgtctccaggCTGGTGCAGAGTCTTCATGCTGCTCTGGGTTTGGTGGCGAGCTGTGGGCTGTTGGGTGACTCTAGCGCTTAGTGTCTTCCACTGCACTACCCTGAGGCGACAGCATCTGAGCTTTGGACCTCTTGCACAACAGAGGGAGAGGCGGCGCGTTTGGATGGTTCTGGGGCTGGTGTGGGGGGCAAACCTGGTCTTCTCAGTTCCAGCTCTGGTCTATAGCACCCATGTTCACGGCAACTCCACGGTGGAACTGATGGTGATCAGCTGCACCACCAGGCCTCTGCTGGGCTGTATCTGGGAGTTCCCCTCCAACCAGCAG
This window contains:
- the LOC121615255 gene encoding olfactory receptor class A-like protein 4, whose product is MSEVLTVDAILFGLLVFSGILGNILVIHVVFQSAIESPSRRLPASDTILVHLSLANLLTSLFRTVPIFVSDLGLNVSLSPGWCRVFMLLWVWWRAVGCWVTLALSVFHCTTLRRQHLSFGPLAQQRERRRVWMVLGLVWGANLVFSVPALVYSTHVHGNSTVELMVISCTTRPLLGCIWEFPSNQQGSAFASTSLALNEVLPLVLMVCTNLATLHALAKHIRAVTSGGESGTTHGELEKHVSSERKAAHVIMSLVSLFVVCWALQVAAVTYYNHDGGHHAEGLLTVAHFSASLFVGFSPMVVALGHGKLRRRIMSMILGWSKYLKCHSEDPEEEGKSPKTKGKKAKQTIFIVQQDRKVIIVKEKVKAKK